The Thermothielavioides terrestris NRRL 8126 chromosome 2, complete sequence genome includes a region encoding these proteins:
- a CDS encoding uncharacterized protein (Contains conserved domain PAT1[pfam09770], Topoisomerase II-associated protein PAT1): protein MLRKKDTFTVITPIPSFIPRQLAIDILHSHSEVITLNPLVLSHKPIAAPQNAETDEYYSTWYEITERIQVLPGIGKMGASTIKFNGCFHNMPWGLQTHIYAPMNVDLRNTYRIAGNQPGVEPPEPAEIGLKALGAPSDGLYLREDIEIRCNVTMLNFVKSQLKRAGAEMVRRIIKKAELLDAGVLQAMIEDGKLKTLNPADRSQSVRSPLPSPTNLHYAPSVRGSPPIGSPPTPYQVPRIQSMYAPPPGYYRPGTAGSQQGGAYHPQAPAFGFGAPDGPQELPAAEANQDPVEMPGDFYHAAPSLQPGRQSPQQAGHSPPLPGNRDSVIDPRQHPNTSPNPSVSGQWTTPVPRPVSISSNLGSRSPGLDSGAFPAPLAPHRETKEEHQHERQADAKHTSQPTQYVQYNPADYAKAPPGQAQYGHGQLGQRYNYAQ, encoded by the coding sequence ATGTTGCGGAAGAAGGACACCTTCACCGTCATCACGCCCATCCCGAGCTTTATTCCGCGCCAACTGGCCATCGATATCCTCCACTCGCACTCCGAGGTTATCACATTGAACCCGCTCGTCCTCTCACACAAGCCCATTGCGGCCCCGCAGAATGCCGAGACTGACGAGTACTACTCGACTTGGTACGAGATCACGGAGCGCATCCAGGTGCTCCCTGGCATCGGCAAGATGGGCGCTTCGACCATCAAGTTCAACGGTTGCTTCCACAATATGCCGTGGGGCCTGCAGACTCACATCTACGCCCCCATGAACGTCGATCTGCGCAACACCTACCGCATCGCGGGGAACCAGCCGGGCGTTGAGCCGCCGGAACCCGCCGAGATCGGCCTGAAAGCCCTCGGCGCCCCCTCGGACGGGCTGTACCTGCGGGAGGATATCGAGATCAGGTGCAACGTGACGATGCTCAACTTCGTCAAGTCGCAGCTGAAAAGGGCCGGCGCTGAGATGGTGCGCCGCATCATCAAGAAGGCCGAATTGCTCGATGCCGGCGTTCTTCAGGCCATGATCGAAGACGGCAAGCTCAAAACACTCAATCCGGCGGACCGAAGCCAGTCGGTCAGGTCACCCCTCCCGTCTCCCACCAACCTTCATTACGCCCCCTCCGTCCGAGGCTCGCCGCCCATCGGGTCGCCGCCAACTCCTTATCAAGTCCCTCGGATACAGTCGATGTATGCTCCGCCACCCGGTTACTACCGCCCAGGCACTGCAGGATCACAGCAAGGCGGCGCGTACCACCCACAGGCCCCCGCCTTCGGTTTCGGAGCGCCCGACGGTCCCCAGGAGCTCCCGGCCGCGGAAGCAAACCAGGACCCGGTAGAAATGCCCGGTGACTTTTACCATGCGGCACCCAGTCTCCAGCCCGGCAGACAGTCACCCCAGCAAGCAGGTCATTCTCCCCCTCTTCCAGGCAACCGGGACTCAGTCATCGACCCTCGTCAGCACCCCAACACAAGCCCCAACCCGTCGGTTTCTGGACAATGGACGACCCCAGTCCCCCGTCCCGTCTCCATTTCCTCCAATCTCGGTTCTCGATCGCCAGGTCTCGACAGTGGGGCCTTTCCAGCACCGCTAGCACCCCACCGCGAGACAAAGGAGGAGCATCAACACGAGAGACAGGCGGACGCCAAGCACACCTCGCAACCAACCCAGTATGTCCAGTATAACCCAGCCGACTACGCCAAAGCGCCGCCGGGACAAGCTCAGTACGGGCACGGGCAGTTGGGGCAGAGGTACAATTACGCACAATGA